DNA from Nitrospiraceae bacterium:
ATGATCGGGCTCTTTGCCGGCTGGGCAGCCTTTGTTTGCAGCGGGCTGATGGCCTCCGCCTACTGGATGGCTCATGGCACCCACGCTCTCCTGCCCATTCAAAATATGGGCGAACTGGCCGCTCTGTATTGCTTTGTCTTCTTGTATATTTCAGCGCACGGATCGGGGATTTGGAGTGTGGACGCGGTGAGAAAAGCCAATTAGACCCGAGGCAACGAGTGGCACGCGGGGAGCCCGACCAGCGATTCCATCGGTGATGTTCCCATGAACGGACATGTGATTCCAAAGAGCGGCTTCGACTAGTCGGCACGTTTGACGTACACGTCGACAAGCCCTCCCTTTACCGCCAGACCAAGGGACACTCCGCCCTCGAAGGCTTGATGGGTCCAGTTGATGCCGTTGAGGCTTGACCATTCCTGATAAATGTATAGGCTCTGGGTGAGCTGAACCTGGCCGGTCGCTTCTCCCGGTTTGAGAAACAGCGGCCCTTTGACCGTGAAATGAATCGGAATGGGTTTCCCTGCCGGGATATAGAGGACGTAGTTCTTATCCGCCGGCTCTGGTTTTCCAATCTCCACTAGCGGGATACGCTCGAGTAGACCGTCAGGCGGTCCTCCCCATGATGCACAGCCAGTGATGGCAAGTATGCACAATCCAAGTACGAAACGGGATGTGGCGGTCATTCGTCCTCTCCTTTTCATTGATTCGTTATCCCACCTGCCGTTCACCGTCTGCGGGGATCGGGTGCCGATACTACAAATTCAGGGACACGGATGCAATCAAGGCTTCTGACAAGTAGATGAAATTACGAAGGTGATGTAGCGGGGGCGAATACGTAGCGGTCTGACTGTGGCTCCGGGTACATGAGCCCGTGAACGGATCCCCTTACTTTGAGAGGAAGCCCATGTCCAAAAGATCTCTTGTCGGTACCGGACAGGTTGGATCCGAAGTCCGCGCGCTAGAGACTGGGCGACGCAGTGTGGTGGGGAACAGGGCCGAGATGCTCGACGAAATGCTGCAGTATTTGGAGCGCGCTCGGGTTGACACGGATGAACTCCACTCCGAAGCTGTGGTCTTTGATCCATCGGACCGGGGCCAGTTCGACTTCAATGGCACGGGCACGAGGTTCAGTGGCCAGCAACATGGTGAGTTGCAGGTAGTCCCCCTTGGCGACCGACACGTCGCTCGTAATCGCAGCACCACCCAGCGACAGATTGTCGATACGGCCTTCTCCGCGCACCGAGTCGCCGGAGAACGTAACGTTTCCGCTGATAGAAAATCTCTCAAATTTCCGTTGCTCCATATCTGATCGTCAGCATACCAAGATCCTCAGAATCAGCAAGCATATTGCACCTGCCGGTCCCATAAGGCGCCCTTCGTAGGGAGTCACCAACACTGCTTGCACGAAGAGATTCGGAGAGATCGAGAGTGAGAATGCTACGAGGCAGAGGTTTCGATGCCGTTGATGGCACCGATGCGACGGTACTTGTTTTCGCGCTGAGCCAGAAGCTGATCCGTTGACAGTTCTGAGAGAGTGAAGAGGTGATTCGTCAGGGCTTTAGCCACACGTTCAGTCACAGCTTTAGGATCCCGATGGGCTCCGCCGAGGGGTTCGGGAATGAGGTCATCGGCGATACGAAGATCCTTCAGATCTTGAGCAGTCATCTTCAGGGCAGAGGCGGCATCGGGTACCTTCGCCGGATCATCCCACAGAATGGCTGCACATCCCTCCGGTGAAATCACGGAATATACGGAATTTTCCAGCATCAACACCCGGTCCGACACACCTAAGGCCAGCGCCCCGCCGCTACCGCCTTCTCCGATCACCACCGAAATGATCGGGACCGTCAACCGCGACATGACCAACAGATTACGCGCGATCGCTTCGGCTTGGCCTCGTTCTTCGGCGCCGATCCCGGGATAGGCACCGGGCGTATCAATAAACGTGATAATTGGGCGCCCAAACTTCTCGGCCATACGCATCAGCCGAAGCGCTTTTCTATAGCCTTCCGGATTCGGCATTCCGAAGTTTCGCTGCATCCGTTCCTTCAATGTCCGGCCTTTCTGGTGGCCGATGACCATCACGGATCGATCATTGAACCGTGCAAAGCCGCCGACAATGGCCCGGTCATCGCCGAATGAACGATCGCCATGGAACTCGAGAAAATCCCGACACAGATCGCTAATATAGTCCAAGGTGCTGGGCCGCTGGGGATGGCGCGCAAGCTGCGTGCGCTGCCAGGCGGTGAGACGGCCGTACAGTTCATGTTCGATCTGTGCGAGTTTGGTGCGTAGCTTACGGATTTCATCCTGGGGGGCCGGCTTGCCAGATGGAGCCGCTGCGAGCTTTTCGATCTTTTCTTCGATCTCGCGGATCGGCTTCTCGAATTCGAGATAATCGCGCATAGACATCAGTGGGAAATCTTCGGTTAGCTAGGGGACGGGGTGGTCGACATCACACCCCGGCCATAATCATTTAGGATAGCAAAGAGAGGGCCCCTTTGCCTAGCACTTCTTCAACATCAGCCACGAAGTGTTCATTGGCGGTCACACTGACATTGGGAAGCGGGGCGGTGTCGGCCTCCATCGTCTGGTCCATGAGGACCGTCAATGCAACCGAGGTGGCGCCCGGGTGCCGGAGCAATACGTCCCGCAACCGCGGCAATTGATCCTTTGCCTCCGGTCGATCACTCAGACGGATCAGGACGCGTTTGATGGTCTGACTCTGCACATCGGTCAGCGGTTCAATTTTGCTGCCACGGAGTTTGGTGCCCTTGTCACCACGGTCGATCGTACCGGTCAGTCGGACAATCCGCTCCGGCGCAATCAATGCCCCCGCCGCCTTATAGAGGTCGGGAAATGCGATCACTTCAACCGTCCCCTGCAAGTCTTCGAGGGTTAAATAGGCCATCCGGTCGCCCTTCTTGGTGAGCATCGCCCTGACGGTCGTAATGATGCCACAGAGTTTCACCTCCTTGCCATCGGACATCTCAGCCAACCCAACGGTTGATGAAGTCGAAAGCGCTCTAATCGTCGCTTCATACCGGGTAAGCGGATGGGCCGTGATGTAGAAGCCGGTCAATTCACGTTCGTATTTGAGCCGTTGACCTTGGTCCCACTCTGGAATCTCCGGAAGAGTGGGGAGGCCTGCATGAGATTCCCTCTCATGGCCCGGCAGGGCTGCTGCGAAGATGCTGGTTTGCCCGAGATCACGCTCGCGCTGCGCCGCTGCCCCGTCCTCGACCGCGTGGTCGAGGACCGCCATGAATTGAGAACGTTTGGCGCCAGTCGAATCGAAAGCACCGGCTTTGATCAAGCCTTCCAGCATCCGCTTGTTCACCTTTCGGAGATCCACTCGGCGGCAGAAATCGAAGAAGGAGGTGAAGGGCCCTCCCTCGTTTCGAATGGCGATGACGGACTCAACGGCGCCTTCACCGACGTTCTTAATGGCTGCCAGTCCGAACCGGATTGTCCCATCGACGACGGCGAAATTCTTCTGGCTGTCGTTTACGTCGGGCCCCAGAACCTTGATGCCGAGTTCCCGACATTCCGTGAAGTACCCCATAATCTTGTCAGTGTTGCCCATGTCAGTGGTCATGAGCGACGCCATGAACTCGGTCGGATAGTGAGCCTTCAGGTAGGCAGTGTGATAACAGACGACTGCATAGGCGGCAGCATGTGATTTGTTGAAACCATATCCTGCGAACTTCTGGATGAGTTCGTAGAGTTTCTCGGCCTTTTTGTCGGGAATTTTGTTTTTCTTCGCACCCTCCAGAAATTTGACGCGCAGCTTTTCCATCTCCTCCGGCTTCTTTTTTCCCATCGCGCGACGAAGAATATCGGCTTGCCCCAACGAGAAGCCGGCAACCTTGTTCGCGATTGCCATGACCTGCTCCTGATAGACGATGACCCCATAGGTGTCCTTCAGGATCGGTGCAAGCTCCGGCGTTTCGTACACAATGGGAATCTTTCCCTGCTTCCGTTTGATGAAATCGGGGATCAAGTCCATCGGGCCCGGTCGATACAGGGCGATGATTGCGATGATGTCTTCAAAGCGATCCGGCTTCAGGCCGGTGAGGAGATCCCGCATGCCCGAACTCTCGAGCTGGAACAATCCGGTCGTTTTGCCTGAGGCGAGGAGGGCGAACGTTTTGGGATCGTCGAAAGGAAGTCGGTCAACCACCAGCGGTGGTTCGCTCGGTCGGCTATCGTTGACCAGCATTTCGGCACGTCGGATCATCGTGAGCGTCTTGAGTCCCAGGAAATCGAACTTCACCAGGCCGATTTTTTCGACATCACCCATGGAGTACTGCGTCACGATTTCATCATTCGTCCCTTTGTAGAGCGGGACGTGATTGGTCAACGGCTCATCGGAGATGACGATGCCGGCTGCGTGAGTGGACGCATGACGAGCCAAGCCTTCCAGCGATTGTGCGACCGACATCAGCTCTTTGACTTTCGGGTCGGTTTCGACCAGATCGCGAAGTCGAGGCTCCGTGTCGAGGGCCTGCTGTAAGGTGACGTTCAACTGGCTCGGCACCAACTTAGCGACTTTGTCGGCTTCGGCATACGGCATTTCCAAGACGCGGCCCACATCACGGATCGCGGCCTTCGCGCCCAAGGTGCCGAAGGTAATGATCTGTGCGACATGGTCCGACCCGTATTTTTCGACGACATAGTTGATCACTTCCCCGCGCCGGTCCATGCAGAAGTCCATGTCGATATCTGGGAGCGACACGCGTTCCGGGTTCAGGAACCGCTCGAAGAGCAGACTATACACGAGGGGGTCCAGGTCCGTGATGTGCAGCGCGTAGGCGACCAAACTGCCTGCGGCAGAGCCCCGGCCAGGTCCAACGGGAATACCACGTGAGCGAGCGAACCGGATGATGTCCCATACGATGAGGAAATAACCAGCGAACCCCATTGAACAGATGACCATCAGCTCCTCGCGCAAGCGAAGCTCGTAGGTCGTTGGGGGAATCGTGCTGGGACATTCCTTCAATCGCGCATTCAATCCGTCGACGGCGAGATGCTCAAGATAGGACTCGCGGTCTTTAAACCCTTCGGGAATCCTGTACTGAGGAAGGTAGGTTTTGTTCAGTGCCAGCGTGAGATCGCAATGGTTGGCGATTTTGCAGGTATTGGACACCGCGCCGGGAAATTCCTGAAATGCTGAGACGATCTCCTCGGTCGATTTCACATACAACTGATCAGTATCAAATTTCAGCCGATTCGGGTCGCTGATGGTCTTACCGGTTTGAAGGCACAACATCAGGTCGTGCGGGCGGGAGTCCTCCTTTTTAAGATAATGGCAGTCATTTGTGCCGGCCAAGGGGATGCCGAGTTTCTTGTGGAGTTCGATCAATCCGGCGTTGGCGACACGCTGATGTTCGAGGCCGTTGGCTTGGACCTCCAGATAAAAGTGGTCCTTTCCGAAAATCTCCCGAAACTCGCCCGCGACCGCTGTGGCCCCCTCCAGATCCTTCTGGCCGATCAGGTAGGGGATTTCACCGCTCAAACAGCCGGAGAGGGCGATCAGTCCTTCACAGTGCTCCTTGAGAATTTCTTTATCCATCCGTGGTTTATAATAGAATCCCTCAAGGTATGCTTTGCTGACAAGCTTGATGAGATTTTGATAGCCGGTGAGGTTCCGCGCCAACAAAATCAAATGGTAGTAATCATTATGCGCGAGTTGAGTGCTGTCCTTCGTGAACCGGCTGCCGGGGGCCATATAGGCTTCGCAGCCGATGATCGGTTTCACCCCGGCGTCTTTGGCTTTGCGATAGAACTCGATCGCCCCGAACATATTACCGTGATCGGTAATGGCGACAGCTGGTTGGCCAAATGCCTTCACCTGTCGGATCAACGGATCGATCTGATTCGCGCCGTCGAGGAGGCTGAACTGGGTATGCAGGTGAAGATGGACGAATTGCGATACCACCGGGAGATGAACCTCGTGCCGGATTCTAGTCAGTGACGAGCAATCAAGTCAATGTAACCGGAGGAAAACCTATAACCGTTCGCCGTACTTGCGGTAGTGTTCTTTTTTGGCTTCCGTAATCCACTTATCCCGCTTAATCCGATCGGGAGCAGTCTCGAGTTTATCGGCGATCCGTTTCATGTCGGACGCGTCCCATGTTGCAATTTTCCGGAACGTGAAGATTCCCATTTTATTGAGCACACGTTCAAACGTCGGCCCGATTCCTCGGATCCTCTTCAAATCATCCTTTGTGGAGTCCTTTGCCGATTTCGTCTGCCCGATCTGCAACGTGAGTTGATGGCCGACCTGGCGGCTGGGACGGGGTGCCACGCCACCCTCGGTTCGAATCCGTAGTGCGGCGCGCACCTCAACCAGCCGTTTCCGGAGGCGGTTGATCTCTTCTTCTCTTTCCTCCACGGCCTTGGTGCGGCTCGTCAGTTCGGCTCGCAAGGTTTCCAGCTCGCGCAGTTGCTGTTTCAGGGCTCGAATCTGGCGATCTTTTCCGTCAAGAACCTCTTGTTGCTGTGCCAGATTTACCTCAAGGTTTCGGAACCTGGCGAGCTGCTCCTCATACCCCGCACACTCCTTCGCGTGTCGTTCAGCGGTCGTCGCATATCGTTGCCTCCATTCCTCCACTTCATCGGCTTGTGCCTGCAATCGCTGTTGCAGCGGCTCAAGACCGCGAATCGTCTCGTCGCGACGCGCAAGTTCCTGTTCGAGGGTTTGTAGTGCGGCCCGGTGGTGAGTGTCCTTTTCACTGAGTTGGACTTCAAGCCAATGTACTCGTCCCTGTGCCGGCTCGAGTTCTTGGATCCGCACGCGCAGAGGGTCTAACGCGGCAACCTCGGCTTCCAGCTCCGCGATCCGGTGCTGCTGTTGACCCAACTCCTGTGCCATGCGGGCCACCTCTTGCTGAGCTTCCTGATGCGCGACGGTGAGGTGTGTGACCTGATTTGACTGTTCTGTCGCTTCGGCTTCACTGCGGTTTGCCTGTTGGTGCCAGGCGGTCAACTCAGATTCCACGGCTGAGAGGCGTTGGGCTTTCGTGGCCAGTTCCTCTTGCAACGCACTGAGACGCTCATTTCGAATGGACAGGTCTTTTTGTGCAGTCCGGGCGACGGCTTCCGCGGCAGCCACCCTATTTTCTAATGTCTGGATTGCCGACGTTTTCACTTTCACTTCATACTGCAGGGCGTCGAAGGCCTGCTCCTTTTTGCGAAGCATGGTGCTGAGTTCGCCAAACTCCCGCTCGAGAGACAGAGTCGACAGATTGCGGACGAGCCATCCAATGATCCCTCCAATCGCCGCAGCAATGATCAGGCACCCCACCATCTGGCTGATAAGCGCGGTCATAGGTCAGCCCCCCCTTTCACACGCAACTCGATCCGACGGTTATTATGGAGTCCCGCCTTGGTCTTCTCGGAGGACACGGGTTGGGTTGCGCCGTATCCTACGGCGGTAAATCGGTTAGTCAACCCTCGGGTGATGAAATACTGTCGCACCGCTTCGGCTCGGCGACGGCTGAGCTGGATGTTATAGTCGACCGCCCCGTAGCCGTCGGTGTGCCCGGCGATTTCGATGACCGCTTTGGGTTCGCGACGGAGAAGCGGAATCAGCTTCTCTAACGTGGCACGGCCCCGTGGGTTAATTTTGGTGCTATTCGACTCGAAGGCAATGCCAGATTGTTTCAAGACGCGGTCCAACCTGGCCTGAAGCGACGGTGACGAGGACGCGATCGGTGCGACCAAGACATGATTCTCAAGTTCCAAGCCCGACGCGGTGAGCGGGGCAGCCTCGCTCAACAGTGCCGATTTTGCGCGCTCAGTTTCGACCCTACCGCTCAAAACCAGCGAGTGGCCGTCGATAATGACGGAACCATGTTCGTTCATGTGGCCTAAGACAGGGAGAACGGCTGGCACCGCAGTCAACCAGGGTGCGGCACCGACATTAGGATCGATGACCAGCTCGTCGACGATGCGAACATGCCGTTGACCATACAGCTCTTGCGCTCGCGTCAGGATCTGAGCTTTTGCTGCCTCAGTCGGTAGCGACCCACGAAATGTCAACGTTCCTGCCTCCAAGCGGACATAGAGGGTCGCCGCTGCCAACGAACGGCTTGCTGCAGGGGGAGGCAAGTGACGAGGCAGACACACGAAGGCAAGGATCGTGAGCGCCAAGGCGCCTGCGGCAAGGATCGCTCCACGTGCCATTGTGCGACTCTCAGGCAGAACAAACCGGCGAGGACGTGAGGACCCTATCATATTCAGCAAAACCATGCCAGCCGGGATTTTCTGACCCGCCGGTTCTCTCTGACCTCGGTCCAGGAGTTGACGGCATCGAGAATTTTGCGTGGAGAGTTTTTTCTCCATCACCGCTCGGCGGGACCGTCGTAGCCGATTCGCTCTGCCCTATATCCTTACTTGAAGTCCATCGTCTCCTTTGCTATTCTGCGCTCGCTTCGCGCAGCGCTCGTTTTTTTCATTCACGCACCGATGAAGGAGTGCACATGGCCGCCATCCAGCGGGCCCTGATCAGCGTGTCAGATAAGACGGGAGTGGTGGACATGGCCAAAGGGCTGGAGGCCCTTGGAGCCGAGATTTTGTCTACGGGCGGAACGGCGAAAACGCTCCGTGAGGCGAGGATCAAGGTGACAGACGTCGCTGCTTACACGGGATTCCCTGAGATGCTGGATGGCCGGGTGAAGACACTCCATCCCAAAATTCATGGAGGCCTCCTTGGCCGTCGGAGTCTACCTGCACATGTCGATCAGATGAAGCAACATGCCATCGGCCCGATCGACGTCGTGGTCGTCAATCTCTATCCTTTCGAAGCCACGATCGCAAAACCCCACTGTACCTTCGATGAGGCGATTGAGAATATTGATATCGGTGGACCGTCGATGCTCCGATCCGCCGCCAAAAATCACGACGATGTGCTGGTTGTAGTCGATCCAGCGGATTATGCACGAGTGCTTCACGCCATCAAAACCGGGATCGCGACACGTGCGCTTCGTCGAGAACTCGCCATGAAAGTATTTCAACATACTGCTCGGTATGACGGATTGATCGCGGGATATCTGGAAAAACAAGTACAGGGAGAAACGGTGAAATTTCCGAAGATCCTGTCCCTCCAGTACGAATTGGTCGAGCCGCTTCGGTACGGAGAGAATCCGCATCAGCAAGGAGCCTTCTATCGAGAGCTGTATTCAAATGAACCGTCTGTCTCGCGAGGAAAGATTCTACATGGCAAGGCGATGTCTTATAATAATTTTCTCGACGCGAACTCCGCGCT
Protein-coding regions in this window:
- a CDS encoding DNA polymerase III subunit alpha — protein: MVSQFVHLHLHTQFSLLDGANQIDPLIRQVKAFGQPAVAITDHGNMFGAIEFYRKAKDAGVKPIIGCEAYMAPGSRFTKDSTQLAHNDYYHLILLARNLTGYQNLIKLVSKAYLEGFYYKPRMDKEILKEHCEGLIALSGCLSGEIPYLIGQKDLEGATAVAGEFREIFGKDHFYLEVQANGLEHQRVANAGLIELHKKLGIPLAGTNDCHYLKKEDSRPHDLMLCLQTGKTISDPNRLKFDTDQLYVKSTEEIVSAFQEFPGAVSNTCKIANHCDLTLALNKTYLPQYRIPEGFKDRESYLEHLAVDGLNARLKECPSTIPPTTYELRLREELMVICSMGFAGYFLIVWDIIRFARSRGIPVGPGRGSAAGSLVAYALHITDLDPLVYSLLFERFLNPERVSLPDIDMDFCMDRRGEVINYVVEKYGSDHVAQIITFGTLGAKAAIRDVGRVLEMPYAEADKVAKLVPSQLNVTLQQALDTEPRLRDLVETDPKVKELMSVAQSLEGLARHASTHAAGIVISDEPLTNHVPLYKGTNDEIVTQYSMGDVEKIGLVKFDFLGLKTLTMIRRAEMLVNDSRPSEPPLVVDRLPFDDPKTFALLASGKTTGLFQLESSGMRDLLTGLKPDRFEDIIAIIALYRPGPMDLIPDFIKRKQGKIPIVYETPELAPILKDTYGVIVYQEQVMAIANKVAGFSLGQADILRRAMGKKKPEEMEKLRVKFLEGAKKNKIPDKKAEKLYELIQKFAGYGFNKSHAAAYAVVCYHTAYLKAHYPTEFMASLMTTDMGNTDKIMGYFTECRELGIKVLGPDVNDSQKNFAVVDGTIRFGLAAIKNVGEGAVESVIAIRNEGGPFTSFFDFCRRVDLRKVNKRMLEGLIKAGAFDSTGAKRSQFMAVLDHAVEDGAAAQRERDLGQTSIFAAALPGHERESHAGLPTLPEIPEWDQGQRLKYERELTGFYITAHPLTRYEATIRALSTSSTVGLAEMSDGKEVKLCGIITTVRAMLTKKGDRMAYLTLEDLQGTVEVIAFPDLYKAAGALIAPERIVRLTGTIDRGDKGTKLRGSKIEPLTDVQSQTIKRVLIRLSDRPEAKDQLPRLRDVLLRHPGATSVALTVLMDQTMEADTAPLPNVSVTANEHFVADVEEVLGKGALSLLS
- a CDS encoding PilZ domain-containing protein, whose amino-acid sequence is MEQRKFERFSISGNVTFSGDSVRGEGRIDNLSLGGAAITSDVSVAKGDYLQLTMLLATEPRARAIEVELAPVRWIKDHSFGVEFIRVNPSALQILQHFVEHLGPVPHHTASPSL
- the purH gene encoding bifunctional phosphoribosylaminoimidazolecarboxamide formyltransferase/IMP cyclohydrolase; the protein is MAAIQRALISVSDKTGVVDMAKGLEALGAEILSTGGTAKTLREARIKVTDVAAYTGFPEMLDGRVKTLHPKIHGGLLGRRSLPAHVDQMKQHAIGPIDVVVVNLYPFEATIAKPHCTFDEAIENIDIGGPSMLRSAAKNHDDVLVVVDPADYARVLHAIKTGIATRALRRELAMKVFQHTARYDGLIAGYLEKQVQGETVKFPKILSLQYELVEPLRYGENPHQQGAFYRELYSNEPSVSRGKILHGKAMSYNNFLDANSALELAKEFDETAVAIIKHNNPCGAALGDTSVEAYVKARETDPVSAFGGVIAFNRPVDLAAAKEITSTFVEVVIAPGFTEEALAELKRKKDLRLLDIGPLTKGRQEGYDLMKLVGGLIVQDRDLGGLTDLRALHVPTVRKPTDEEYAACAFAWKVCKHVKSNAIIYAKPGQTVGIGAGQMSRVDSVKLAAMKAHLPVKGCVMASDAFFPFRDGLDAAAQAGITAVIQPGGSIRDAEIIKAADEHGLAMIMTGMRHFRH
- a CDS encoding acetyl-CoA carboxylase carboxyltransferase subunit alpha, producing the protein MSMRDYLEFEKPIREIEEKIEKLAAAPSGKPAPQDEIRKLRTKLAQIEHELYGRLTAWQRTQLARHPQRPSTLDYISDLCRDFLEFHGDRSFGDDRAIVGGFARFNDRSVMVIGHQKGRTLKERMQRNFGMPNPEGYRKALRLMRMAEKFGRPIITFIDTPGAYPGIGAEERGQAEAIARNLLVMSRLTVPIISVVIGEGGSGGALALGVSDRVLMLENSVYSVISPEGCAAILWDDPAKVPDAASALKMTAQDLKDLRIADDLIPEPLGGAHRDPKAVTERVAKALTNHLFTLSELSTDQLLAQRENKYRRIGAINGIETSAS
- a CDS encoding OmpA family protein — protein: MARGAILAAGALALTILAFVCLPRHLPPPAASRSLAAATLYVRLEAGTLTFRGSLPTEAAKAQILTRAQELYGQRHVRIVDELVIDPNVGAAPWLTAVPAVLPVLGHMNEHGSVIIDGHSLVLSGRVETERAKSALLSEAAPLTASGLELENHVLVAPIASSSPSLQARLDRVLKQSGIAFESNSTKINPRGRATLEKLIPLLRREPKAVIEIAGHTDGYGAVDYNIQLSRRRAEAVRQYFITRGLTNRFTAVGYGATQPVSSEKTKAGLHNNRRIELRVKGGADL
- a CDS encoding DoxX family protein yields the protein MPSFMQAHATKTYALMRIVTGFLFLWHGTQKLLSVPMPPPPQIPTFVIAIAGPIELVGGTLVMIGLFAGWAAFVCSGLMASAYWMAHGTHALLPIQNMGELAALYCFVFLYISAHGSGIWSVDAVRKAN